From the Acidovorax sp. NCPPB 3576 genome, the window GGACTCGAACCATTTGTTCATAGGATTCGGGTAGGTCCATGTCGGGTTGCCCCCTGCAGCCCAACCACCGGGGACCGACACGTATTCCCATCAAGTTCCCCGGGTAGTTCCCAGACGTGTTCCCAGCCTTCCAGACCGCGCCCCGTGATCGAATGCGCCACCACGCCGGGTGCGTCAATGGCTGGCGGGAGAGCTCAAAATTCCCGATGGCGTTTGGGACGACATCAAGCGGCTGCTACGAGAGCGCGGGGGGAACGCCATCGCCGTGGTTGCAGGCTTGGAAGTGCCCCCGCCAGCCACGATTGCGCCCGAAAAAGATTCGCTTTGAACCGGCAGCGACTGGAAAAGGGCGCGCCATGTGAGGCCTTGTGCTGCACTAGTGCAGACGTGTGCACACCGAAACGGCGATCCCGTAGATCGATCTAGGCTTCGCTTGTTAGATCGTCTGTTCGCATTCAACTCAAGTTGAGATGCACACGCATGCGCACAATAAGCCAAAGGAACACCGGAATTCCGCCCCATATCACACTTATGGGAACAGTAGCCGATGCCACAATCTGAACGCACGCTACTGTATCGATAGCAGAGATGCCAAACCTGAGTTAGTTTTCAGCTATTGAGGTACAGTTGTTTTGTTGCCTAGTCCTTATTGACGGGAGCATCATTAGCACCTATTGTTACAGAAACGCGATCAACTTTTTCACGTCTATTTTTTTATGCTATAATAGCGGGATTTGCCAAAAAAACGCGACAAGCACAACAACAGAAAACTAGGGAATTGAGGGACATGACGACTAACGTGTACGACAGCAAGACAGGTGTTATGGCTACTGACTCGCGGTGGTCGCACATGTTCGGTTCAAGGATCTTGTATGCCGACGATTTGGCTTACTCGAAGATTGAGCTGTACAAGTCCTCAGCCTTCATGTTCGCAGGGGATGGCGAGATGATTCAGTCTTGGAAGGATTGGATCAGTTCGTCGCCTACAGATGCTTCTGCGATGCCTGGCTACGATGGGGTGTGCGTTTGCGTTGTTGACATTCCCAGTAAAGCAGTTCGGTTCAAGCAACCGCAGGACATTACAAAGGACGGTGGCTACTTCGCAGGTTCCGGCTCAATGCATGCCTACCTTTGCTGGTCAGTCAATGGCGATGCAAAACAGGCCGTGACGTCTGCGTCGCTAAGCGATCCTTTTTCCGGTGGGGTTGTCCGACACATTGATTTAAACGATATGTCGGGCAATTTGGACCACGGACCCGTCACGAAACAACGCATTGATGATGTTCGTACAGCAGTTCTTGAAAGAGGTATGGTCATGACTATTGCACACAACGCAGCACCTTTTCCACTCTCTAAATTGGCCGCTAATGATGTTGAAGTGGCTAACGTCAGAGACGCCATCGCTCGAGGAGAGATTTCTCCTGCCGCCCCTTGCGATGGCATGTATACCGAGTGGACTGAGGAACAGAAAACTGAGCTGAAAGGTGTTCTTGCTGACATCTTTGGATGGCAGAGCTAAGAGTTCAGTCCATTAAAAAAGGCCCGCTCCGTGCGGGCTTTTTCTTTTGTCAGGCTGTATTCACTTTGGTGCTGGTGCAGACGTGTGCACACCACCCCGGCGCTCCTCGATATCGAGGATCTCATTGAGTTGGTCGCTCACCTGGCCATACCACCCTCGGCAGGTGGCAATCCAGGCGGCGGTATCTCGCTCGCTTACGAAGCCGCCGGCATCGTCAGCGGTAGATCCGGCAGCGGGCGCTGACTGCACGGCAAGGGAAGACATCACACAAGTCGTCAAGTGTCAGCCGCCGGCAATCTTCGAATCGCTCTTACGCTGGCTGGAAAAGCTCGTCCCCAGCCAGTAGGCCCCAATCACACCTAGCAGCGCCAGGATGGCAGTGACGATCTGGATGCGCAGGGTGTCGTTGTAAACGTCGGGGTGCACGAAAAGCATGTCCAGCAGGATTAATAGCGGCATCAGCAGGAAGCCGGCGCTTACCCAAAACGCGGGGTTGAGCCAGAAGCCGGGTGCGTTCGGCTGCAGATAGACCGCATTGGCCTCACGCGCTGCAGTGATGCCACCTCCAACCTCTTCCAGCCGGAACCATTGCGCTTCGATTGCCGCCTTTGCCGCGGCGGCAGCTTCTGGGTCGGCCTCGATGGTTTCCATCAGCTCTTGCTCGTTCCGGGCTCCGATAGCCTCCTTGGCCGCAGACACGACGATCTCAGCCGCCTTGATGTTGCGCTCCGAGGTTTCCGAGCCGCTGGAAAACAGTTTGCCCAGCTTGGGCACCAGGTCGATGAGGGATGGCAGGACGGCGGCAATGAATGGAGTCACAAGAACCTCCTTAGGTTGATCGAGGTTGATTGGTTGGCTGATGAGGTCCAGCGGGACGGAAATGGTTTCAGACGGCTCTGGCGCATAGGTGCCTCCATATTCCTCATACTCTTGCCGGGCTTGCGCTATGGTCACGACGGGTTGGCCGTATGGGCTCCCTGGCAGGCTCGCCCATTCCCGGTTGCATTTGCGCACCGCGTCTTCAAAACGACCAGAGAGCACATCATCAAGCGCTTTGCGGCCCTTGATGAGCGCGACGGCGCCCAGGTCCTGGTTGGACGGGCTGAAGTCTGCAAAGCCGTACTGCTTTACCAGGCCATCCCAAGTGCGCAAGAGGAACTGGTAGGCCCCGGCCGCCGTGCTGGTGATGGGCGTGCCGCCCAGCTTGCGGGTGATGGCCTGTCGCGGGTGGTCGGCGAAGCTGTCGAACAACCCACCGCCGAACATGACGCGATAGCCATCCTCCCCGGCTGTGCCTTCGCCGTGGCGGAGCATCCGCAGGAATGCGCGCACGTTGCCGTGCGTCAGGGCCTCGACGAGCGCTATGGGGTCGTGGGTCGGGGCGATCATTTACGACTCCCCGGCTCGGCAGCCCGACCGCGAAGAATGGCTAGGGATTCCTTGATCTCCTGGTTGCTTTTTTGGAGGTCGGACACTTGGGTCTTGATCTCCTTCAGGGCGTCCTTAGTGGACTCACGGTCCTTGTCGGCCAGGACTTCGACCTGCGCGATGCGGCCGTCTTGCTTGACCTGATCTTCGCGGTAGCCGCCGTAGGCCGTGGCCACGCCGACGATAAAGACCAGCGTCTGGATGATGGTCCCGGTGCTGACGGTTGGATCGAATTTCATGAAGCGTCCGGGTTGTTGGATAGTTGATCTGGTCATCGGTTGCTCCTATCGATGGCGGCGACCAGCAGCACCGCCAATCTGTCGCTGGCCGCTTGGGAGCGGTGCACGCTGTCGATGAGGTCTTCGGGCCCGCGGTAGTCCTCGCCCCAGCCAGCGTGCTGTAGGCCAAGGTCGTGGGCCACAGACAAGGTGATGGCGTTGAGTGCAGCGGCGTGCACCACCCAAGGCTCCTGGTCGCCGTAGATCTCCACCGTGGTCGCTGGCGCGCCAGCATGCGCTGCAGGCGCTTCGCCGCCCCCACCGCCGCAGCCCGCCAGCAGGCCGAGTACAGCGGTGGAGACCAGGGCACGCCGGGAGATTTTGGGCGTAAAAAAACCCGCCGTGGCGGGTTGTGCTGGATTGTGAGGTGAGCAGATCACGGGGCGTCCTCCGGCGGCGCATCCCGCCACCGGATGTCCTCGAAAAGAGGTTGCATCGGGTCGTCTTCGGCCCAGCCAATCAGCCGCTTTCCTGCCGCGTTGATTTCATAATTCCGGGTTTCGAACATTCCCGGAATGCCAGAAATATCCCACTCCATTCCATCGGGGATGGTGATATTACTGATAACCACATTTTCCTCATTCACTTGAATATAGTGCGGCATGGTCTGACCCTCAGTTAAAGATGACGATTTCCCAATTGATTTTCACGGTGGAGGCCCCTCCTCCGGTGTTGAAAACAATCGAATTTGCATTCAGCGTTGGAATGATCGAGCAGTCACCGCTGCCATATGTGCCGCCAGATTCAACCGTCACACCGAGAATATTTACTTGGCATCGGGCAGGATCGACAGTTGGGAGCGAGCTTGAGATCGTTGT encodes:
- a CDS encoding glycoside hydrolase family 24 protein translates to MIAPTHDPIALVEALTHGNVRAFLRMLRHGEGTAGEDGYRVMFGGGLFDSFADHPRQAITRKLGGTPITSTAAGAYQFLLRTWDGLVKQYGFADFSPSNQDLGAVALIKGRKALDDVLSGRFEDAVRKCNREWASLPGSPYGQPVVTIAQARQEYEEYGGTYAPEPSETISVPLDLISQPINLDQPKEVLVTPFIAAVLPSLIDLVPKLGKLFSSGSETSERNIKAAEIVVSAAKEAIGARNEQELMETIEADPEAAAAAKAAIEAQWFRLEEVGGGITAAREANAVYLQPNAPGFWLNPAFWVSAGFLLMPLLILLDMLFVHPDVYNDTLRIQIVTAILALLGVIGAYWLGTSFSSQRKSDSKIAGG